gctcaactaatctaATTTATTTAAGATTAAGGAAAACGAAAGATTGAAATTTTTAGTGCATGTGGGTACTGCCCGTCTTGCTCCTATTCCACTACACAATATTTGACACCTTAAAAACTTAAACTGACTGTTTATAAACCAGTGCACTCGGTCAAAGTCTAAGCAGAGGGTTTTGCGATATTAAATTTAATCAAACCGCCTGTCACGACCTGCTGAGGGCTGTGTTACGTCCTTTTCTCTTTCGCATACGTACCACGCTTATTTATTGGCAGATGAGTTAGAATTGATAGCACCAGTAAAATAGTGACATAGTATAATTTCGGGATTGATATTGAAGTTTGGTTTATTGGCTGAAAATGTGCTATACTAGCTGTACTTTCATTTTGTAGTGTTTTTCTTGTTGGTGCTGTATATGCATATATGCTTGTCGACTGTTGTTCGTATACTGCTGCTACTATTCTATTGTTGACTTCTGTATACTGTTGTTGCTTTAGCTGCTACTACTACTAAGCCTCAGGCAGCGGCTTCAGTTCTTTTATCTGTTTAATCAGATACGCTTTTTCATCATTAAATTGTTCATCTTCTGAACGATCCGTATGAAAATTGGTTAAAAAGTCAACCAATTTTGATTGGTTACGTAGTAATATATCTAATATGGGTTTGGGTTTATTCGGATTGGCCACAAACACTTTGAAAACGTGGAAGGCCTCAAATTGTATATTACGTGACTTTTCTTTTAGCATATTCATCATCAGCTTCAAATTTTCGGGCTCTGATATGTAACGTGTCATCACTGTAAAATTATGTCGATCCAACAATAATTCACCCAATAACTTTAAACTTTGCCGTCTAGTTACATAATTTTCTGAATTCAATAAACGTTGGTAATGTTGTGTAAAGAATTTATCATAATTGGCCTCAAGAAATTCGGCACATAACAGCTTGTGACGTGTTAGTAACTCCTTAAATGTGGAGAATGCATCGGACGCAATGTCGAACGTGGACACTTCTACGTAGCGGAAGAACTTGAAAAATTCATCAGAGTGTAACATTATTTTAGCTAATGCTTCATAGCGTGCACATTCACGTAACATTGTACCAGAATTGAGTGCAATTTCTGGATGTGCATCCTCATAGCCAGCCATTAATGTGAATAGTATTTCGGGTTTAGTACAAATGTACTCAACTGTGGGTGAACGTGTGCCAATTTGTCGTCGCAGTACGTTATTGAATATGAGTGCAACATGTTTTTTCCCCTCAAAATCGATGCGCTGCAAATTCTGTATtagtaataacaataaattactgTTGTAGAGTTCCTGCGACAGTTGGGCTACAACATAATCAGCCGGCGGTTCAGAATCACTACTGCCGTAGAGCATATTTTTGATTGAGACAAGATTTTTACTAACATCCTCTTGTGCTTTTTCTGCTTTACGATCACCACCCGTTTCAAGCGCATTAATTGCTTCCTTAAGAGACCGCACCAATTCGGCGGGTGTCTTTTGTGATTTACCAAACAAGGGCATTACGTTGGCACTTTTGATGACAAATTACTGATGATGTTGATGAGCTAGAGCTTTGCACAGCACACacacctacttttgctgtgtcgTACCTTACCGTCGTCACACCTAACT
The Eurosta solidaginis isolate ZX-2024a chromosome 5, ASM4086904v1, whole genome shotgun sequence DNA segment above includes these coding regions:
- the Mo25 gene encoding protein Mo25, with the protein product MPLFGKSQKTPAELVRSLKEAINALETGGDRKAEKAQEDVSKNLVSIKNMLYGSSDSEPPADYVVAQLSQELYNSNLLLLLIQNLQRIDFEGKKHVALIFNNVLRRQIGTRSPTVEYICTKPEILFTLMAGYEDAHPEIALNSGTMLRECARYEALAKIMLHSDEFFKFFRYVEVSTFDIASDAFSTFKELLTRHKLLCAEFLEANYDKFFTQHYQRLLNSENYVTRRQSLKLLGELLLDRHNFTVMTRYISEPENLKLMMNMLKEKSRNIQFEAFHVFKVFVANPNKPKPILDILLRNQSKLVDFLTNFHTDRSEDEQFNDEKAYLIKQIKELKPLPEA